One segment of Nostoc piscinale CENA21 DNA contains the following:
- a CDS encoding DUF1822 family protein: MLNLQKLATIYPNQICLPLSPKLQEEAWQKSQAHTNAAACCQAYLNYLCLKSFVPWLEAWLAEEDAHININNIFSANACNSLWEFVNGTPIDLGEIRLVLIPSETSDLEEFVVPGEWVDIPSWRKDYYLAVQINLGEPEQSWLRLWGYVSYQKLKSRGIYDQGDRSYYINQAVLTEDITQLLLLPQPNSRPQTAAPPQLSTEVVADLCTQISNPDLYSPRLAVTFEQWAALLVNEELRQKLYEQRLSPTHLAVVNLRQWLQRADSIITEIWQAVEAVLTPPEFIAVRGAEEQVSVEAIAPVIRLLKSNRPEKERAQAAGVLGQIGVGHPEAIAALVELLQVAQDEETRWEAALSLGKIAPDHPQAGISKARLIDLGLQLAGCQMALIVTIRPKTESKIAVRLQVQPINQQHQLPPHLTLSVIAGGETRLQAETRSDEQGAGKDKILQLGFSPPSGTQFQVRITLDKVSVSETFIA; encoded by the coding sequence ATGCTGAATTTGCAAAAACTTGCCACGATTTATCCGAATCAGATATGCTTGCCGTTATCACCAAAACTGCAAGAAGAAGCTTGGCAGAAATCTCAAGCTCATACTAATGCCGCAGCTTGCTGTCAAGCTTATCTTAATTATCTGTGCTTAAAGTCTTTTGTACCTTGGTTAGAGGCGTGGTTAGCAGAAGAAGATGCTCACATTAACATCAACAATATTTTTTCTGCGAATGCTTGTAACTCTCTATGGGAATTTGTGAATGGAACTCCTATTGATTTAGGGGAAATTAGATTAGTTTTGATTCCCAGTGAAACGAGTGATTTAGAGGAATTTGTTGTTCCCGGCGAGTGGGTTGATATTCCTAGCTGGCGAAAAGATTATTATCTGGCTGTGCAGATTAATTTAGGTGAACCTGAGCAATCTTGGCTGCGGTTGTGGGGATATGTCAGCTATCAAAAACTGAAGAGTCGGGGGATATATGATCAGGGCGATCGCTCTTACTATATTAATCAGGCTGTCTTGACGGAAGATATCACACAATTGCTTCTCCTGCCCCAACCCAATTCTCGTCCCCAAACAGCAGCGCCACCGCAGTTATCGACAGAAGTAGTGGCAGATTTATGCACGCAAATCAGTAATCCTGATTTATATTCCCCTAGATTAGCGGTAACATTTGAACAATGGGCAGCATTGCTAGTCAATGAAGAGTTGCGGCAAAAGCTCTATGAGCAACGGTTATCACCGACGCATTTAGCTGTCGTCAACTTGCGCCAGTGGTTACAGAGGGCTGACAGCATAATTACAGAAATTTGGCAAGCTGTAGAGGCAGTTTTAACACCACCAGAGTTTATTGCTGTGCGGGGTGCGGAAGAGCAAGTTTCTGTGGAAGCGATCGCTCCAGTAATTCGCCTCCTCAAATCCAATCGCCCAGAAAAGGAACGCGCTCAAGCCGCCGGGGTGTTAGGACAAATTGGTGTCGGTCATCCAGAGGCGATCGCGGCGTTGGTAGAATTGTTACAAGTTGCTCAGGATGAAGAAACCCGTTGGGAAGCGGCTTTAAGTTTAGGCAAAATCGCCCCTGATCATCCCCAAGCCGGCATCAGTAAAGCCAGATTGATTGATTTGGGGCTGCAATTGGCGGGTTGTCAAATGGCGCTGATTGTCACTATTCGTCCCAAAACAGAATCAAAAATTGCAGTGCGGCTACAAGTACAGCCAATCAACCAGCAACATCAACTACCACCACATCTGACTCTCAGCGTGATTGCTGGCGGTGAAACTCGTTTGCAAGCAGAAACAAGAAGCGACGAACAAGGCGCAGGAAAAGATAAAATTCTGCAATTGGGTTTTAGTCCCCCATCAGGAACTCAATTCCAGGTGCGGATAACTTTGGATAAAGTCAGCGTGAGTGAGACTTTTATTGCGTGA
- a CDS encoding type 2 lanthipeptide synthetase LanM family protein: MNQSFFKSSNWYSANTLNERISSLYTCKYAIPTINTKLAQQRIQKWRSQFPLPIEPYFQQRLKIDGITEQEFLYLLGESIESVCQRQSVTPKWLTDLISAFSSSHSEVSRHLPQIFHKEAMFGFCYVIEPLIHQALERVNHEVQELVESEIFLPFNRGNIADILCTYLPSQLLRILNRTMVLELNVARLNGLLKGNTPDERFNSFVEQLRQPDVALAILQEYPILARQVTICLNNWVNFSLEFLHHLCNDWQKIQTIFSPDNDLGVLVAIDGNVGDKHRKGRSVLIAKFSSGLQIVYKPKSLAVDVHFQEFLTWLNQRGDHPPFQTLKILDCGTYGWVEFVSAKSCSSTEEIWRFYERQGGYLALLYLLEATDFHSENIIAAGEHPILLDLEALFHQRVGGLDETKAKQRVISTFSNSVFSTGLLPYRTWSNAESEGVDISGLGASAGQMIPYEVPKWEGVGTDEMHLVRQKQEIPKRHNRPILNGRDVNLLDYADAIVQGFTQIYQLLLKHRDELLSDQGPLSRFAEDEVRIVIRATSTYSLLLYEGFHPDMLRNALERDRLFDRLWSGIETDPQLIKIIPTERDDLQNGDIPMFLTSPNSRDLWTSSGERIVNYFDKSGATLVQERTQQLSSADLEKQLWVIRASLATSTMGADRQGSRWPAYSLREPQTIINPISLLAAARAIGDRLETLAFHGETDISWIGITVTEKGSWTLAPVGMDVYDGVSGIALFLAYLGTVTGEERYIKLAQSALTTLQLQIEEGQAYLKSIGGFNGWGGMIYTFTHLAKLWNKPDLLAEAEKLVEFCSDLIEQDEMLDIIGGTAGYLASLIGLYQCQPSSRTLAAAIKCGEHLLAKAQPMKYGIGWVNHHIGEKPLTGFSHGNAGIAWTLLELAALTGEYRFRTAALAAINYERSLFCQKVENWPDLRKFSQKISGNQDNSFTCMTAWCHGAPGIGLARLLSLPYIDDAEIRFEINTALKTTITQGFGHNHSLCHGDLGNLELLLQASLTLDDSQWKTQVDRFAAAILEGINQHGWLCGVPLGVETPGLMTGLAGIGYELLRLAAPEIVPSVLGLEAPKANIL, from the coding sequence ATGAATCAATCATTCTTTAAATCATCAAATTGGTATTCTGCTAATACTCTAAATGAACGTATTTCATCATTATATACTTGTAAATATGCGATACCAACAATTAATACTAAACTTGCCCAGCAGCGAATCCAAAAATGGCGATCACAGTTTCCATTACCCATCGAACCTTATTTTCAACAACGCTTAAAAATAGATGGGATAACTGAGCAAGAATTTTTATACCTGCTTGGTGAATCAATTGAGAGTGTGTGCCAACGTCAATCTGTTACCCCAAAATGGTTAACAGACTTAATTAGTGCATTTTCTAGTTCTCATAGCGAAGTATCAAGACATCTGCCTCAGATATTCCACAAAGAGGCGATGTTTGGATTCTGCTATGTAATTGAGCCACTGATTCACCAAGCACTTGAGAGGGTAAATCACGAAGTCCAAGAACTTGTTGAATCAGAAATTTTTCTTCCTTTTAATAGGGGAAACATTGCAGATATTCTTTGTACATATTTACCATCACAATTGCTGAGAATACTAAACCGCACGATGGTATTAGAACTCAATGTTGCCCGCCTAAACGGGCTGCTCAAAGGCAATACCCCAGATGAACGATTTAACAGTTTTGTAGAGCAACTACGCCAACCAGATGTAGCTCTTGCCATCTTACAAGAGTATCCAATTCTTGCTCGTCAAGTTACTATTTGTCTCAATAATTGGGTTAATTTTAGTTTGGAATTTCTGCATCATTTGTGTAACGACTGGCAGAAAATTCAAACAATTTTTAGTCCTGATAATGATTTGGGTGTTCTGGTTGCTATTGATGGCAATGTAGGAGACAAACATCGAAAAGGGCGGTCAGTTTTGATTGCTAAATTTAGCTCAGGATTACAGATAGTTTACAAGCCAAAATCACTAGCTGTTGATGTTCATTTTCAAGAATTTCTCACTTGGCTCAATCAACGGGGTGATCATCCACCATTCCAAACATTAAAAATACTTGACTGTGGAACTTATGGATGGGTGGAATTTGTGAGTGCTAAAAGTTGCTCTTCCACAGAAGAAATTTGGCGTTTTTATGAAAGACAAGGTGGTTATCTCGCACTCTTGTACCTCTTAGAAGCCACTGATTTTCACTCTGAGAATATCATTGCGGCTGGTGAACACCCGATTTTGCTTGACTTAGAGGCGCTTTTTCATCAACGTGTTGGTGGTTTAGATGAGACAAAAGCCAAACAGCGTGTTATCAGTACTTTTAGTAACTCTGTTTTTTCAACGGGGTTATTACCTTATCGAACTTGGTCAAACGCAGAATCAGAAGGGGTTGATATTAGTGGATTGGGTGCGTCGGCTGGACAAATGATTCCCTATGAAGTTCCTAAATGGGAAGGAGTCGGGACAGATGAGATGCACTTAGTTCGCCAAAAGCAAGAAATACCAAAAAGACATAACAGACCAATTTTGAACGGTAGGGATGTTAATTTACTGGACTATGCAGATGCTATAGTTCAGGGATTTACGCAGATTTATCAGTTACTGCTGAAACACCGTGATGAGTTGTTGTCAGATCAGGGGCCACTGTCGCGCTTTGCTGAGGATGAAGTGCGGATTGTCATTCGAGCAACATCAACTTATAGCCTGTTGCTTTATGAAGGCTTTCATCCTGATATGCTGCGGAATGCGCTGGAACGCGATCGCCTATTTGACCGTCTCTGGTCGGGAATTGAAACTGACCCCCAGTTGATCAAGATTATCCCTACTGAGCGCGATGACTTACAAAATGGTGACATTCCCATGTTTCTCACCAGTCCCAATTCACGCGATTTGTGGACTAGTTCAGGTGAAAGAATTGTTAACTATTTTGATAAATCGGGTGCAACTCTTGTCCAAGAACGCACACAACAACTTTCTTCCGCCGATTTAGAAAAGCAGCTTTGGGTGATTCGCGCCTCTCTGGCGACATCTACGATGGGAGCAGACCGCCAGGGATCAAGATGGCCAGCTTATTCCTTGAGAGAACCTCAGACAATCATAAATCCAATATCTCTATTAGCGGCAGCACGGGCAATAGGCGATCGCTTAGAAACACTCGCATTTCATGGTGAAACTGATATCTCCTGGATTGGTATCACAGTTACCGAAAAAGGTAGCTGGACTCTCGCTCCAGTGGGAATGGATGTTTACGACGGAGTGTCGGGAATTGCACTTTTCCTGGCTTATCTAGGAACGGTCACAGGAGAGGAACGGTACATCAAGTTAGCACAATCCGCTTTGACAACACTGCAACTGCAAATAGAAGAAGGACAAGCATACCTCAAATCAATTGGCGGCTTTAATGGCTGGGGAGGAATGATTTACACTTTCACTCATCTGGCTAAATTGTGGAACAAACCAGACTTATTGGCTGAAGCTGAAAAGTTAGTTGAATTTTGCTCAGATTTGATTGAGCAAGACGAAATGCTTGACATTATTGGTGGTACTGCGGGATATTTAGCCAGCTTAATCGGCTTATATCAATGCCAGCCTTCATCACGCACTCTTGCTGCTGCTATTAAATGTGGAGAACACTTGCTTGCGAAAGCGCAACCCATGAAATATGGCATTGGTTGGGTCAATCATCATATAGGAGAAAAACCCTTAACAGGCTTCTCTCATGGTAATGCTGGTATTGCTTGGACACTTCTAGAACTCGCCGCGCTCACTGGCGAATATCGTTTTCGGACAGCAGCACTAGCAGCTATTAACTATGAGCGCAGTCTTTTCTGCCAGAAGGTGGAGAATTGGCCTGATTTACGCAAATTCTCCCAGAAAATTTCGGGAAATCAAGACAATAGTTTTACTTGTATGACAGCCTGGTGTCATGGCGCACCTGGCATTGGCTTGGCTCGATTACTTTCTTTGCCATACATTGATGATGCAGAAATCCGTTTTGAAATTAATACAGCCCTAAAAACCACCATAACCCAGGGTTTTGGTCACAATCATTCCCTCTGTCACGGAGATTTAGGCAATCTAGAACTGCTGTTGCAAGCCAGTCTAACTCTTGATGATTCGCAGTGGAAAACTCAAGTCGATCGCTTTGCTGCTGCCATTCTTGAAGGTATCAATCAACACGGCTGGCTATGTGGTGTTCCTTTGGGAGTTGAGACACCAGGACTAATGACGGGACTAGCAGGTATTGGTTATGAATTACTGCGCCTCGCTGCACCAGAGATTGTTCCTTCAGTTTTGGGACTAGAAGCACCCAAGGCTAATATCTTGTGA
- a CDS encoding HlyD family secretion protein: MLSQFNADSLPPVEKNEFLPPLSNWVRIGSLILVSAVGGAIALSSIIEYRITVPGQAIVRPTGELRLVQAAMNGQITNVLVKENQAVNQGDVLATIDDSRLQTQKSQLQGNIQQAQLQLQQIDAQIQALHRQIQAETERKNRLVSSAQAGFNRAQRNYREQKISVQAEVAAAQANLNRAQNEWYKAQIELRAADAQLKSTKIAMSAAEAKLNRYQKIVQAGVLSLNQLEEVQLDVAQQKQAIEMRQAEVEAQKQIIAQQQQTVIAEQAKLRRAQAALNPIDAEVAIAQETIAQEIAGGQATLATLNRELQALLQQQLQMKNQIQRDTRELQQVIMDLSQTKITASETGILTQLNLRNPGQSVRQGEEIAQIVPSNAPLVIKAAVAPDDVSKLAKNQEVQMRVSACPYPDYGTLKGVVSQISEDTIKPSGNQIVSTVANNPVSAVYEVTIIPNSFSFGRNQHLCHIQPGMQGRADIISQKETVLKFLLRKARLIADV, encoded by the coding sequence ATGCTTAGTCAGTTTAATGCAGACTCTTTGCCCCCAGTGGAAAAAAATGAATTTCTGCCACCGTTGAGTAATTGGGTGAGAATCGGCAGTTTGATACTTGTTAGTGCGGTGGGGGGAGCGATCGCTTTATCCTCGATCATCGAATATAGAATAACTGTGCCAGGACAGGCGATCGTCCGACCTACGGGAGAATTGCGGCTTGTTCAAGCAGCGATGAATGGGCAGATAACCAATGTTTTGGTTAAAGAAAATCAGGCAGTGAATCAAGGAGATGTGCTGGCGACAATTGATGATTCCCGCCTGCAAACTCAAAAAAGCCAACTGCAAGGCAACATCCAACAGGCGCAATTACAATTACAACAAATTGATGCTCAAATTCAAGCTCTCCATCGCCAAATTCAAGCAGAAACTGAGCGCAAAAACCGTTTAGTGAGTTCGGCGCAAGCTGGATTCAATCGCGCTCAACGCAACTATCGAGAACAGAAAATTAGCGTCCAAGCAGAAGTAGCAGCAGCCCAGGCGAATTTAAACAGAGCGCAAAATGAATGGTACAAAGCCCAGATAGAATTACGTGCGGCTGATGCTCAGTTGAAGTCAACAAAAATAGCCATGAGTGCGGCGGAAGCTAAACTCAATCGCTATCAAAAAATAGTTCAAGCGGGTGTTTTGTCTTTGAATCAATTAGAAGAAGTGCAGTTAGATGTGGCTCAACAAAAACAAGCGATTGAGATGCGACAAGCGGAGGTAGAAGCACAAAAGCAAATTATTGCCCAGCAACAACAAACTGTAATTGCTGAACAAGCCAAACTCCGCCGCGCTCAAGCAGCCCTCAATCCGATTGATGCTGAAGTAGCGATCGCACAAGAGACGATTGCTCAAGAAATTGCTGGTGGACAAGCTACTCTCGCTACCCTCAACCGTGAATTGCAAGCTTTGTTGCAACAGCAACTACAAATGAAAAATCAGATCCAGCGCGACACTAGGGAACTACAACAAGTGATCATGGATCTCAGCCAAACTAAAATTACAGCCAGCGAAACCGGGATTCTCACGCAACTCAATCTGCGAAATCCTGGTCAATCAGTGCGTCAGGGTGAGGAAATTGCTCAAATTGTTCCTAGCAATGCTCCTTTAGTCATCAAAGCTGCCGTTGCCCCTGATGATGTCAGTAAATTAGCCAAAAATCAAGAAGTCCAGATGCGGGTGTCTGCCTGTCCTTATCCCGATTACGGTACTCTTAAAGGTGTTGTTAGTCAAATTTCTGAAGATACTATCAAACCTTCAGGAAATCAAATTGTTTCTACTGTTGCCAATAATCCTGTTTCTGCTGTTTACGAGGTGACAATCATCCCCAACAGTTTTAGTTTTGGTAGAAACCAGCATCTATGTCATATTCAACCAGGAATGCAAGGCAGAGCTGATATTATTTCCCAAAAAGAAACAGTTTTGAAATTTTTGCTCAGGAAAGCTCGGTTAATTGCCGATGTTTAA
- a CDS encoding DUF928 domain-containing protein, whose product MIRLIGLGLVWVLAMSQGEVDSSPIKQSQSTPARISSVIFNQPPLSSRGAPGNRQGGGTRDGRNCAALDIQERLTALVPAVESEPKMSHVWGLTVSASPTLWFYVPYQAKDIQGAELELWDETSREQRNYKQIYQTTFTVKQTPGAIALSLPPTVKLEPDKNYHWYLSLNINCQGDNESINVNGWIQRVKFQHTPSVNRQQVILYAQNGIWYDALTQLAQLRRRNPQSKTLMQDWRKLLGDVGLKEIANKPIVSCCMAGGRR is encoded by the coding sequence ATGATCAGGTTGATAGGATTAGGTTTGGTATGGGTTTTAGCTATGAGTCAGGGAGAAGTTGATTCATCCCCTATCAAGCAGTCTCAGTCAACACCCGCTAGAATTTCGTCGGTAATTTTTAATCAACCACCCCTATCATCCAGAGGCGCACCGGGAAATCGCCAAGGTGGCGGAACTCGTGACGGTCGCAATTGCGCCGCTCTAGATATTCAAGAGCGTCTCACCGCTTTAGTACCGGCTGTAGAATCAGAACCAAAAATGAGCCATGTTTGGGGATTAACTGTTAGCGCCTCTCCGACACTCTGGTTTTATGTTCCTTACCAGGCCAAAGATATTCAGGGCGCTGAATTAGAATTATGGGACGAAACTAGCCGCGAACAGCGAAATTACAAGCAAATTTATCAAACAACTTTCACGGTTAAGCAAACACCAGGAGCGATCGCTCTCAGTCTGCCACCTACAGTTAAACTAGAACCGGATAAAAACTATCATTGGTATTTATCCTTAAATATCAATTGTCAGGGTGACAATGAATCAATCAATGTCAACGGCTGGATTCAACGAGTCAAATTTCAACATACTCCTTCCGTGAATCGCCAGCAAGTAATTTTGTATGCTCAAAATGGCATTTGGTACGATGCTTTAACCCAATTAGCCCAACTCCGCCGCCGCAATCCCCAAAGCAAAACTTTGATGCAAGATTGGCGGAAATTACTCGGTGATGTCGGTTTAAAAGAGATTGCTAATAAACCTATTGTTTCATGTTGTATGGCAGGAGGCAGGAGGTAG
- a CDS encoding mersacidin/lichenicidin family type 2 lantibiotic translates to MSNFDIIRAWKDEDYRNSLSDEQRSQLPQNPAGMVELTNTSMETVVGGNQQLATGGTVGLKKQTITVSIDVCCSTGDLPCNGKTQDLLCIVY, encoded by the coding sequence ATGTCTAACTTTGACATTATTCGCGCTTGGAAAGATGAAGACTACCGCAATAGCTTGAGTGATGAACAACGTTCTCAATTACCTCAAAACCCAGCAGGAATGGTCGAATTAACAAATACCAGCATGGAAACTGTTGTAGGTGGTAATCAACAACTCGCCACCGGAGGAACAGTTGGTCTGAAAAAACAAACTATCACTGTTTCTATTGATGTTTGTTGCTCAACAGGTGACTTGCCTTGTAATGGTAAGACCCAAGACCTACTCTGCATAGTCTACTAA